Proteins encoded by one window of Aspergillus chevalieri M1 DNA, chromosome 6, nearly complete sequence:
- the YAH1 gene encoding ferredoxin family 2Fe-2S iron-sulfur cluster binding protein (COG:C;~EggNog:ENOG410PN2J;~InterPro:IPR001055,IPR012675,IPR001041,IPR018298, IPR036010;~PFAM:PF00111;~go_function: GO:0009055 - electron transfer activity [Evidence IEA];~go_function: GO:0051536 - iron-sulfur cluster binding [Evidence IEA];~go_function: GO:0051537 - 2 iron, 2 sulfur cluster binding [Evidence IEA]), with product MSLFREACHQLRHIPKTASRTYLSRPAPRQSLCLADSSRLQLSQRNNAVWRTGLNTRSFSVTARAQHGHLTPPKPGEEINVTIVDKDGDKHDFQVAEGDNLLDIAQANDLEMEGACGGSCACSTCHVIVEDPDMFDKMEEPSDDENDMLDLAFGLTETSRLGCQVPMTKDLDGMVVRLPSMTRNLQASDFEQK from the exons ATGTCGCTCTTCCGAGAAGCCTGTCACCAGCTGCGTCATATCCCCAAAACCGCATCCCGCACATATCTTTCTCGCCCGGCGCCCCGACAGTCCCTTTGCCTCGCGGACTCGTCCCGTCTGCAATTGTCCCAGAGGAATAATGCTGTTTGGAGAACAGGGTTGAATACGCGGTCGTTTTCAGTTACAGCCAGAGCACAGCATGGGCATTTAACCCCCCCGAAGCCAGGCGAGGA GATCAACGTCACGATTGTCGATAAGGATGGCGACAAGCATGACTTTCAGGTGGCTGAGGGAGACAATCTGCTAGACATTGCTCAGGCCAATGACCTGGAGATGGAAG GCGCCTGCGGTGGCTCCTGCGCCTGCTCGACTTGCCATGTCATTGTCGAAGACCCCGACATGTTCGACAAGATGGAAGAACCCTCCGACGACGAGAACGACATGCTGGATCTGGCATTCGGATTGACAGAGACTTCGCGCCTGGGGTGTCAGGTTCCGATGACCAAGGATTTGGACGGAATGGTGGTGCGACTGCCGAGCATGACAAGGAATCTGCAGGCCAGCGACTTTGAGCAGAAGTGA
- a CDS encoding rRNA-processing protein RRP15 (BUSCO:EOG092653LT;~COG:S;~EggNog:ENOG410PPB1;~InterPro:IPR012459;~PFAM:PF07890;~go_process: GO:0006364 - rRNA processing [Evidence IEA]) has product MAPSSVAKKRKVLDGMQGKTNRPSKKFRKQREYHSSDEEDNDDEKTHFKAVSLADSDAEDDMKAKPPQKKTKTLGQNQKPKAAKKEESKESEESDADSDGDDEEEDASDNSDVSDEGEGDEGASRERSVPKRNDPSAFSTSISKILSTKLPTSARADPVLSRSKAASQTTTDFADEKLDKQARAKLRAEKKEELDRGRIRDVQGIARGQAGPVAEEEKRLRKIAQRGVVKLFNAVRAAQVRGEEAAKQERKKGTIGIGEREKAANEVSRQGFLDLISGKKGKPLNIEEA; this is encoded by the coding sequence ATGGCTCCCTCGTCGGTCGCCAAGAAGCGCAAGGTCCTGGATGGCATGCAGGGCAAAACCAACCGTCCCAGTAAGAAGTTCAGAAAGCAGCGCGAATACCACAGCTCCGATGAGGAGGACAATGACGACGAAAAGACGCATTTCAAAGCTGTCAGTCTGGCCGATTCGGACGCGGAGGACGATATGAAGGCGAAGCCCCCGcaaaagaagaccaagacGTTAGGACAGAACCAGAAACCGAAAGCCgcgaagaaggaagaatCAAAAGAGTCAGAGGAAAGCGATGCAGACTCTGACGgcgacgacgaggaggaggatgcgAGTGACAATTCGGATGTGTctgatgaaggagaaggtgaCGAAGGTGCCTCTAGAGAAAGAAGCGTGCCGAAGAGAAATGACCCCTCCGCATTCTCGACGTCTATTTCCAAGATTCTGTCCACCAAGCTCCCCACCTCCGCGCGCGCAGACCCCGTCCTGTCGCGCAGTAAGGCTGCCTCCCAAACGACAACCGATTTCGCAGACGAGAAACTTGACAAACAGGCGCGCGCCAAACTCCGggcagagaagaaggaagaattgGATCGTGGTCGCATCCGCGATGTCCAGGGTATTGCGCGGGGCCAGGCCGGTCCCGTggctgaggaggagaagcgTCTTCGCAAGATTGCGCAGCGTGGTGTGGTGAAGTTGTTCAATGCCGTCCGTGCTGCGCAGGTTCGGGGTGAAGAGGCTGCTAAGCAGGAACGGAAGAAGGGAACTATCGGTATTGGAGAGCGAGAGAAGGCCGCCAACGAGGTTAGCAGACAAGGGTTCCTTGATTTGATTAGTGGGAAGAAGGGCAAGCCGTTGAACATTGAGGAGGCTTGA
- a CDS encoding alkaline phosphatase family protein (COG:P;~EggNog:ENOG410PKAH;~InterPro:IPR038607,IPR018946;~PFAM:PF09423;~TransMembrane:1 (i39-60o)) has product MDITEFKQSAAASSGDSVLKTLLTGLPSPRLPRTSRLTALVNIVLTLFTLDFLLRGLVLYSGEDLTLSRVGYVSPTTASLLIREPDPAQLPLTVSYQAVGEDLQSKWIEEGIIYKLDNTTDFTTSVVLKGLKPSSQYRYALSNNRTGTFSTAPLPGTESAHALTFLTSSCMKPNFPYNPLSHPLRFPGVEQVSETISKLLFRPAFMLFLGDFIYIDVPMRFGSSISHYRSEYRRVYSSPSWTISPKTPAIDLPWLHTLDDHEIENDWSHGNTTAPYPAAAEPYIHYHVSVNPPIPPTPFAKPQDTTYFSFIHGPASFFVLDSRTYRSEPAQINSTILGSAQLQSLLAYLARPEPAEVRWKIIASSVPFTKNWHVGTTDTWGGFLNERRTVFEAMWRAERELGVRIALLSGDRHEFASTRFPDPSLGFDTEDLEPNTAGEGVHEFSVGPLSMFYLPVRSYWQSDREDVTVKYIPDGNVKYGLIDIRNGEEPVDTHSGTPVFVPSSVLTYSLYVDGAVVWEYRLSVPLPEKQGRLPAGSTAKHPRLPPGKVVRDERQAEGWDVRVKDVIGRLEEMVGLVRRSVVEWYYEAVEGARRAERVD; this is encoded by the coding sequence ATGGATATCACAGAGTTCAAACAGTCTGCTGCTGCTAGCTCGGGTGATTCGGTTTTGAAGACACTCTTGACCGGCCTCCCATCTCCCCGGCTTCCACGGACGTCGCGTCTGACGGCCTTGGTCAACATCGTCCTGACTCTGTTCACGCTGGACTTTCTCCTTCGTGGCCTGGTTCTCTACTCCGGTGAAGACCTTACACTGTCTCGTGTTGGTTATGTCTCGCCAACTACAGCCAGCTTGCTCATTCGTGAGCCCGATCCGGCTCAGCTTCCTTTGACAGTTTCCTACCAGGCGGTCGGGGAAGACCTTCAGTCGAAATGGATCGAAGAAGGCATTATCTACAAGCTTGACAACACCACTGACTTTACGACATCTGTCGTCCTCAAAGGCCTGAAGCCCTCCTCTCAGTACCGCTATGCGCTGTCCAATAACCGCACAGGCACCTTTTCTACGGCACCACTGCCAGGCACAGAATCCGCACATGCGCTTACGTTCTTGACCTCGAGCTGCATGAAGCCAAACTTTCCCTACAATCCCCTATCGCATCCGCTGCGCTTTCCGGGAGTCGAGCAGGTGTCCGAGACAATCTCCAAGCTGTTGTTTCGGCCAGCATTCATGCTGTTCCTCGGAGACTTCATCTACATCGACGTTCCCATGCGTTTTGGATCTTCTATATCTCATTATCGCAGCGAATACCGCCGGGTCTACTCCTCTCCGTCCTGGACCATCTCTCCCAAAACCCCCGCAATCGATCTCCCATGGCTCCACACACTAGACGACCACGAGATCGAAAACGACTGGTCCCACGGCAACACCACAGCACCATATCCCGCCGCAGCAGAACCCTACATCCACTACCACGTCAGCGTAAACCCACCCATCCCGCCAACCCCATTCGCCAAACCCCAAGACACAACCTActtctccttcatccacGGCCCAGCCtccttcttcgtcctcgACAGCCGGACCTACCGCTCCGAGCCCGCACAGATCAACTCTACGATCCTCGGCTCCGCGCAACTCCAATCTCTCCTCGCCTACCTGGCCCGGCCGGAACCAGCCGAGGTCCGCTGGAAGATCATCGCGTCTAGCGTCCCATTCACAAAGAACTGGCACGTCGGGACCACAGATACATGGGGTGGCTTCCTGAACGAGCGCCGCACCGTCTTCGAAGCGATGTGGCGCGCAGAGCGCGAACTAGGCGTCCGCATCGCCCTGCTCAGTGGTGATCGCCACGAATTCGCATCAACCCGGTTTCCAGACCCCTCACTCGGCTTCGATACAGAGGACTTAGAACCTAATACAGCTGGCGAGGGCGTGCACGAGTTCAGCGTCGGCCCGCTGAGCATGTTCTATCTTCCCGTGCGGAGTTACTGGCAATCAGACCGCGAAGATGTCACGGTGAAATATATCCCAGACGGAAATGTCAAGTACGGATTGATCGATATCAGAAACGGCGAGGAGCCCGTCGACACGCACTCCGGGACCCCCGTTTTCGTACCCAGCTCTGTGCTAACATACTCGCTGTACGTTGACGGCGCTGTGGTCTGGGAATACAGACTTAGCGTTCCCTTGCCTGAGAAACAGGGCCGTTTGCCTGCTGGGTCTACTGCTAAACATCCACGACTGCCGCCGGGGAAGGTCGTTCGTGATGAGCGGCAGGCGGAGGGGTGGGATGTTCGTGTTAAGGATGTTATTGGAAGATTGGAGGAGATGGTTGGTTTGGTGAGGAGGAGTGTGGTGGAGTGGTATTATGAGGCGGTTGAGGGGGCGAGGAGGGCTGAGAGGGTTGATTAG
- the SRP54 gene encoding RNA-binding signal recognition particle subunit SRP54 (BUSCO:EOG09261V9P;~COG:U;~EggNog:ENOG410PH16;~InterPro:IPR022941,IPR036225,IPR000897,IPR027417, IPR003593,IPR036891,IPR013822,IPR042101,IPR004125, IPR006325;~PFAM:PF02492,PF02881,PF00448,PF02978;~go_component: GO:0048500 - signal recognition particle [Evidence IEA];~go_function: GO:0003924 - GTPase activity [Evidence IEA];~go_function: GO:0005525 - GTP binding [Evidence IEA];~go_function: GO:0008312 - 7S RNA binding [Evidence IEA];~go_process: GO:0006614 - SRP-dependent cotranslational protein targeting to membrane [Evidence IEA]), with protein sequence MVLQDLGRRINAAVNDLTRSNNLDEKAFDDMIKEICSALLSADVNVRLVQSLRKSIKSSVNFASLPPAVNKKRLIQKAVFDELTALVDPHAEPFRPKKGRSNVIMFVGLQGAGKTTTCTKLARHYQMRGFKTALVCADTFRAGAFDQLKQNATKAKIPYYGSLTQTDPAVVAAEGVSKFKKERFEIIIVDTSGRHRQEEELFAEMTQIQTAVTPDQTILVLDSTIGQAAEAQSAAFKATADFGAIIITKTDGHAAGGGAISAVAATHTPIIYLGTGEHLMDLERFEPKAFIQKLLGMGDVAGLVEHVQAVTKDSAGAKETYKHISEGIYTLRDFRENITSIMKMGPLSKLSGMIPGLSNLTAGLDDEDGSLKLRRMIYIFDSMTTAELDGDGKNFVDQPTRMVRIACGSGTTVREVEDLLSQHRMMAGMAKKVGGQKKQMQRAQNMLKGGNKDQQLAAMQKRMASMGGAGGGLPGMGGMPGMGDMAKMMQMMGGQGGGGGLPGLGGMDLQSMMSQMSGLMGGGGGRGRGR encoded by the exons ATGGTCCTCCAGGATCTCGGGCGGCGCATCAACGCCGCCGTCAATGACCTGACCCGGTCCAACAATTTGGACGAGAAG GCATTCGATGACATGATTAAAGAAATTTGCTCTGCCCTACTATCAGCCGACGTCAACGTCCGCCTCGTCCAGTCGCTGCGCAAATCCATCAAGTCCAGCGTGAACTTTGCCTCCCTCCCACCAGCCGTCAACAAGAAGCGATTAATCCAAAAGGCCGTCTTCGATGAACTGACTGCCCTGGTCGACCCGCACGCCGAACCCTTCCGCCCCAAGAAAGGCCGCTCGAATGTGATCATGTTTGTCGGATTGCAGGGTGCCGGAAAGACGACTACCTGTACCAAGCTGGCCCGGCATTACCAGATGCGTGGGTTTAAGACGGCGCTTGTCTGTGCGGATACCTTCCGTGCGGGTGCTTTTGATCAGTTGAAGCAGAACGCGACCAAGGCCAAGATTCCGTACTATGGTAGTTTGACGCAGACGGACCCCGCGGTTGTGGCGGCGGAGGGTGTGTCCAAGTTCAAGAAGGAGCGGTTTGAGATTATCATTGTTGATACAAGTGGTCGCCACAGGCAGGAGGAGGAGCTGTTTGCTGAGATGACTCAGATTCAGACGGCCGTGACTCCCGACCAGACTATTCTCGTGCTGGACAGCACTATCGGTCAGGCCGCGGAAGCGCAGTCGGCTGCGTTTAAGGCGACGGCGGACTTTGGTGCTATCATTATCACCAAGACGGATGGACATGCGGCTGGTGGCGGTGCAATCTCCGCCGTTGCAGCGACACACACGCCCATCATCTACCTTGGTACAGGTGAGCACCTCATGGACCTCGAACGCTTCGAGCCCAAAGCCTTCATCCAGAAACTCCTCGGAATGGGCGATGTCGCCGGCCTCGTCGAACATGTCCAAGCCGTAACCAAGGACTCCGCCGGCGCGAAGGAAACCTACAAACACATCTCGGAAGGAATCTACACCCTCCGCGACTTCCGCGAAAATATCACCTCGATCATGAAAATGGGCCCTCTCTCCAAACTCTCCGGCATGATCCCGGGCCTGTCAAACCTAACCGCCGGCctcgatgacgaagacggcTCCCTCAAACTCCGCCGCATGATCTACATCTTCGACTCCATGACGACGGCCGAACTCGATGGCGACGGCAAGAACTTCGTCGACCAGCCCACCCGCATGGTCCGCATCGCCTGCGGAAGCGGTACGACAGTCCGCGAAGTCGAAGACCTGCTTTCGCAGCACCGCATGATGGCCGGTATGGCGAAGAAGGTCGGCGgacagaagaagcagatgCAGCGCGCGCAGAACATGCTCAAGGGTGGGAATAAGGACCAGCAGCTGGCTGCTATGCAGAAGCGCATGGCCAGCATGGGTGGTGCGGGCGGTGGATTGCCCGGGATGGGCGGGATGCCCGGGATGGGGGATATGGCGAAGATGATGCAGATGATGGGAGGCCagggcggcggtggtgggTTGCCGGGACTTGGGGGGATGGATTTGCAGAGTATGATGAGCCAGATGAGTGGGTTgatgggtggtggtggtggacgGGGGAGGGGACGGTGA